In Gossypium arboreum isolate Shixiya-1 chromosome 5, ASM2569848v2, whole genome shotgun sequence, a single genomic region encodes these proteins:
- the LOC108453161 gene encoding disease resistance protein At4g27190-like isoform X1, whose amino-acid sequence MAESLASAAVENVTNQTMECATPYLRYFFCYGEIVQDFTNQRNALKLRKQRVDTRVDEAKRQIEVIYEDVEDWLKRAEKELGETQNLQDEIDRVKCFKWCPQWGWRYCLSKKLAEKIPIISQLLGTSNFAQVGYRGSLQGIEFITSTDFMDSESSKSAFNQIMEAINAKHVNMIGLHGMPGAGKTTLAKEVGKHVREKKLFNKVVMFTVSQNPNINEIQDKFADIFGLKFQTKTKEGRAEELWLRLRVEKDILIIVDDLWKEFKLDSIGIPFGVEHEGCKILLTTRHQQVCTKMNCQKKIQLGILSEDEAWVLFRDQAGLEGNNVALNNEAKKVAAQCKGLPLAIVVVAKAFKGEGLDLNGWRAVNQRFKDSRHLDNEVFGDVLQPLKLSYDYLKKGNNQMTDNDIQMCFLLCSLFPEDTEIPIEELIMCGIGVGLFPNANSIEDKRNEISMALKKLQKSGLLLETDGAERIRMHDVVRDFAHWLTSTGENRFMVKDKLKEWPDMVENFECYTAIALWNCSSNINFPDKVEFSKLKTLFLKGEWSWRRDVLLVVSSTFFEEMKALQVLFLQHVSFSAERFPSLPNLKTLCCVGCELKNFSSSLTNLEILALLKTKIYGISEELVKLFTLKYFRLSEVQFYEKSEIRIHQFYEESQMRIQPSLVSRMTSLQELHVQSKNTINLLELNSLSCLTALSLELSTDQFFHEDFVFPKLQMYTIV is encoded by the exons ATGGCCGAATCTCTTGCCTCTGCTGCTGTCGAAAATGTGACAAACCAGACAATGGAATGCGCAACGCCCTATCTCCGTTACTTTTTCTGTTATGGAGAGATTGTTCAAGATTTCACGAATCAACGAAACGCACTTAAATTGAGGAAACAGAGGGTGGACACTCGTGTCGATGAGGCTAAAAGACAAATTGAGGTCATCTATGAGGACGTTGAGGACTGGCTTAAAAGGGCTGAGAAAGAACTGGGAGAAACCCAGAACTTGCAAGATGAAATAGATCGCGTCAAGTGTTTCAAATGGTGTCCTCAATGGGGCTGGCGATATTGCTTAAGTAAGAAACTGGCAGAGAAGATTCCTATTATCTCTCAACTTTTAGGGACTTCTAACTTTGCACAGGTGGGCTATCGCGGTTCTCTTCAAGGAATAGAGTTCATCACATCCACGGATTTCATGGACTCTGAatcttcaaaatcagctttcaACCAGATCATGGAGGCTATAAATGCTAAGCATGTCAACATGATCGGACTGCACGGAATGCCAGGAGCTGGTAAAACAACTTTAGCCAAAGAAGTTGGGAAGCATGTTCGAGAAAAAAAGCTCTTTAATAAAGTTGTGATGTTTACCGTGTCTCAAAATCCAAACATCAACGAAATTCAAGATAAATTTGCAGATATTTTTGGTTTAAAGTTTCAAACGAAAACCAAAGAAGGAAGAGCAGAAGAGTTATGGTTGAGATTGAGAGTTGAGAAGGACATCCTCATAATTGTCGACGATCTCTGGAAAGAATTCAAATTGGACAGTATCGGAATTCCATTCGGTGTTGAACATGAGGGTTGTAAAATTCTTCTGACCACACGTCATCAACAAGTCTGCACTAAAATGAACTGTCAGAAGAAAATTCAACTTGGCATCTTATCCGAAGACGAAGCATGGGTTTTATTTCGAGATCAAGCTGGTTTAGAAGGTAACAATGTCGCCTTGAATAATGAAGCCAAAAAGGTTGCTGCTCAATGTAAGGGATTGCCTCTTGCAATTGTAGTCGTGGCCAAAGCTTTTAAAGGTGAGGGTTTAGATTTAAATGGGTGGAGAGCCGTAAATCAGAGATTCAAGGACTCAAGGCATTTGGATAATGAAGTTTTCGGAGATGTCCTCCAGCCTCTTAAGCTTAGCTATGATTATTTGAAGAAAGGTAATAACCAAATGACGGACAATGACATCCAAATGTGTTTCTTACTGTGTTCCCTTTTTCCTGAAGATACTGAAATCCCTATTGAGGAGTTGATTATGTGCGGAATTGGAGTAGGATTGTTCCCTAATGCTAACtcgattgaagataaaaggaatGAAATTAGTATGGCACTAAAAAAACTCCAAAAATCTGGCTTGTTATTGGAAACTGATGGTGCAGAAAGGATAAGAATGCATGATGTGGTTCGAGATTTTGCTCATTGGCTAACATCAACCGGAGAAAATAGGTTCATGGTAAAAGATAAGTTGAAAGAATGgcctgatatggttgaaaattttgaatgTTATACTGCAATCGCTTTATGGAATTGTAGTAGTAACATAAATTTTCCTGACAAAGTGGAATTTTCAAAGCTCAAGACTTTGTTTCTTAAGGGGGAGTGGAGCTGGAGGCGGGATGTTTTGCTGGTGGTTTCCAGTACATTTTTTGAAGAAATGAAAGCTCTCCAAGTTTTATTTCTCCAACATGTCAGTTTCTCAGCAGAAAGATTCCCTTCCTTACCGAATCTCAAAACTTTGTGTTGTGTTGGTTGCGAGCTAAAAAACTTCTCATCATCACTGACAAATCTTGAGATTCTTGCATtgttaaaaactaagatttaTGGGATAAGTGAAGAATTAGTGAAATTATTTACACTGAAGTATTTCCGTCTTTCTGAAGttcaattttatgagaaatcagAAATCAGAATCCACCAATTTTATGAGGAATCACAAATGAGAATCCAGCCAAGCTTGGTATCAAG GATGACTTCATTGCAAGAGTTACATGTGCAAAGCAAAAACACTATCAACTTATTGGAGTTGAATTCATTGTCTTGTTTAACTGCGCTATCATTAGAACTTTCTACTGATCAATTTTTTCATGAAGATTTTGTGTTCCCTAAACTACAAATGTACACTATAGTCTGA
- the LOC108451131 gene encoding uncharacterized protein LOC108451131 has protein sequence MGNRRARNKVRMVFIDNIPESMHWKGLWTLFSFPGEIMDAFIPVKRNKAGKRFGFVRFNKEEDAQRAIDRVDGFVLLGETQTLCNLNSLTERITNIGLGELIIKKIQGRYFLIEVPDEELMDILKQREWAYLKEFFIKVEPRTEKFQVSERAVWIEIAGIPLHC, from the exons ATGGGCAATCGGAGAGCAAGGAATAAGGTGAGGATGGTATTCATCGACAATATACCAGAAAGCATGCATTGGAAAGGTTTATGGACATTATTCAGCTTTCCTGGGGAAATTATGGATGCTTTCATACCAGTCAAGAGAAACAAAGCAGGTAAAAGATTCGGGTTCGTAAGATTCAATAAGGAGGAGGATGCGCAGAGGGCAATAGACAGGGTCGATGGTTTTGTGCTGCTAG GGGAAACGCAGACTCTTTGCAATCTCAATAGCTTAACTGAAAGAATTACGAACATAGGCCTTGgagaattaattattaaaaagatTCAGGGTAGATACTTCTTGATAGAGGTTCCAGATGAAGAGTTGATGGATATTCTAAAACAAAGAGAATGGGCATATCTTAAAGAGTTCTTCATTAAGGTTGAGCCTAGGACAGAAAAGTTCCAAGTTTCGGAGAGAGCAGTATGGATTGAAATTGCAGGAATTCCCCTTCATTGCTAG
- the LOC108453161 gene encoding probable disease resistance protein At4g27220 isoform X2, translating into MAESLASAAVENVTNQTMECATPYLRYFFCYGEIVQDFTNQRNALKLRKQRVDTRVDEAKRQIEVIYEDVEDWLKRAEKELGETQNLQDEIDRVKCFKWCPQWGWRYCLSKKLAEKIPIISQLLGTSNFAQVGYRGSLQGIEFITSTDFMDSESSKSAFNQIMEAINAKHVNMIGLHGMPGAGKTTLAKEVGKHVREKKLFNKVVMFTVSQNPNINEIQDKFADIFGLKFQTKTKEGRAEELWLRLRVEKDILIIVDDLWKEFKLDSIGIPFGVEHEGCKILLTTRHQQVCTKMNCQKKIQLGILSEDEAWVLFRDQAGLEGNNVALNNEAKKVAAQCKGLPLAIVVVAKAFKGEGLDLNGWRAVNQRFKDSRHLDNEVFGDVLQPLKLSYDYLKKGNNQMTDNDIQMCFLLCSLFPEDTEIPIEELIMCGIGVGLFPNANSIEDKRNEISMALKKLQKSGLLLETDGAERIRMHDVVRDFAHWLTSTGENRFMVKDKLKEWPDMVENFECYTAIALWNCSSNINFPDKVEFSKLKTLFLKGEWSWRRDVLLVVSSTFFEEMKALQVLFLQHVSFSAERFPSLPNLKTLCCVGCELKNFSSSLTNLEILALLKTKIYGISEELVKLFTLKYFRLSEVQFYEKSEIRIHQFYEESQMRIQPSLVSR; encoded by the coding sequence ATGGCCGAATCTCTTGCCTCTGCTGCTGTCGAAAATGTGACAAACCAGACAATGGAATGCGCAACGCCCTATCTCCGTTACTTTTTCTGTTATGGAGAGATTGTTCAAGATTTCACGAATCAACGAAACGCACTTAAATTGAGGAAACAGAGGGTGGACACTCGTGTCGATGAGGCTAAAAGACAAATTGAGGTCATCTATGAGGACGTTGAGGACTGGCTTAAAAGGGCTGAGAAAGAACTGGGAGAAACCCAGAACTTGCAAGATGAAATAGATCGCGTCAAGTGTTTCAAATGGTGTCCTCAATGGGGCTGGCGATATTGCTTAAGTAAGAAACTGGCAGAGAAGATTCCTATTATCTCTCAACTTTTAGGGACTTCTAACTTTGCACAGGTGGGCTATCGCGGTTCTCTTCAAGGAATAGAGTTCATCACATCCACGGATTTCATGGACTCTGAatcttcaaaatcagctttcaACCAGATCATGGAGGCTATAAATGCTAAGCATGTCAACATGATCGGACTGCACGGAATGCCAGGAGCTGGTAAAACAACTTTAGCCAAAGAAGTTGGGAAGCATGTTCGAGAAAAAAAGCTCTTTAATAAAGTTGTGATGTTTACCGTGTCTCAAAATCCAAACATCAACGAAATTCAAGATAAATTTGCAGATATTTTTGGTTTAAAGTTTCAAACGAAAACCAAAGAAGGAAGAGCAGAAGAGTTATGGTTGAGATTGAGAGTTGAGAAGGACATCCTCATAATTGTCGACGATCTCTGGAAAGAATTCAAATTGGACAGTATCGGAATTCCATTCGGTGTTGAACATGAGGGTTGTAAAATTCTTCTGACCACACGTCATCAACAAGTCTGCACTAAAATGAACTGTCAGAAGAAAATTCAACTTGGCATCTTATCCGAAGACGAAGCATGGGTTTTATTTCGAGATCAAGCTGGTTTAGAAGGTAACAATGTCGCCTTGAATAATGAAGCCAAAAAGGTTGCTGCTCAATGTAAGGGATTGCCTCTTGCAATTGTAGTCGTGGCCAAAGCTTTTAAAGGTGAGGGTTTAGATTTAAATGGGTGGAGAGCCGTAAATCAGAGATTCAAGGACTCAAGGCATTTGGATAATGAAGTTTTCGGAGATGTCCTCCAGCCTCTTAAGCTTAGCTATGATTATTTGAAGAAAGGTAATAACCAAATGACGGACAATGACATCCAAATGTGTTTCTTACTGTGTTCCCTTTTTCCTGAAGATACTGAAATCCCTATTGAGGAGTTGATTATGTGCGGAATTGGAGTAGGATTGTTCCCTAATGCTAACtcgattgaagataaaaggaatGAAATTAGTATGGCACTAAAAAAACTCCAAAAATCTGGCTTGTTATTGGAAACTGATGGTGCAGAAAGGATAAGAATGCATGATGTGGTTCGAGATTTTGCTCATTGGCTAACATCAACCGGAGAAAATAGGTTCATGGTAAAAGATAAGTTGAAAGAATGgcctgatatggttgaaaattttgaatgTTATACTGCAATCGCTTTATGGAATTGTAGTAGTAACATAAATTTTCCTGACAAAGTGGAATTTTCAAAGCTCAAGACTTTGTTTCTTAAGGGGGAGTGGAGCTGGAGGCGGGATGTTTTGCTGGTGGTTTCCAGTACATTTTTTGAAGAAATGAAAGCTCTCCAAGTTTTATTTCTCCAACATGTCAGTTTCTCAGCAGAAAGATTCCCTTCCTTACCGAATCTCAAAACTTTGTGTTGTGTTGGTTGCGAGCTAAAAAACTTCTCATCATCACTGACAAATCTTGAGATTCTTGCATtgttaaaaactaagatttaTGGGATAAGTGAAGAATTAGTGAAATTATTTACACTGAAGTATTTCCGTCTTTCTGAAGttcaattttatgagaaatcagAAATCAGAATCCACCAATTTTATGAGGAATCACAAATGAGAATCCAGCCAAGCTTGGTATCAAGGTAA